The following nucleotide sequence is from Selenihalanaerobacter shriftii.
TATCATTATTTAGGTCTGAATTTATCGATAAAGGTTTAGTTAGTAAAGAAAAAACAGACTTACTTGATGCAGCATTGGATTATAAGCTAGGGGATATTACAGGCTTGCTAGATTATAGACAAGGAATTGAGAAGCTAATTAATAGAGTAGAAAAATTATTCAACTCACTAAACGCTAAATTAGAATTTGATTTAGAAGAGATTAAAGGACTTGATGATAGAAAGGAAACAAAATTAGAAATTGATAAAGAAAAGAATACAAAGATAGAGGTTGCTGATCTAAGGGGAGTTAAATGTCCAATGAATTTTGTTAAGGCTAAGGTGGCTATTTCCCCTTTAGATGAAGGTGATATTTTAGAGATTTATCTCGATGAAGGGGAGCCGATAGCTAATGTACCTGAAAGTTTAGCTTCTGAAGGGCATAAAATTTTATTACAAGAGAAGGTAGAAGAAGGCTATTATTTATTAAGAGTTAAGAAAAATTAGATATAGATCAAGGTTAAGATTAGAGTTAAATGAGCCTGTGGTACTATTGTGAACAGAGTAGAGGAGAGAGAGTTTATGGAATTCGAAACTAAATTGATTAATTTAGAAACTAAAGATGAGTATGGAGCAACTAATACTCCAATTTATATGACTAATTCTTTTGAACATAAGACAGCTGAAAAACTAGAAAAAATATTTAAAGGTAGAGCACCTGGCTACGTATATAGTCGGGTTAATAACCCTTCTATTCGGAGTGTAGAAGAAAAAATATCTAGTTTAGAAGGAGGTCAGTCGGCCATACTATCTTCATCGGGTATGGCTGCTATTGCTACAGCCACTTTAAATATTTTACAGGCTGGTGATGAATTTGTTACTAGTAGTTCATTATTCGGTGGAAGTTATAATTTATTCAAGAGTTATAAAAAATATGGGATTAAACCGCGTTTTAGTGATGGGGTTGAAAAGAAGGATATAGCTAGACTAATTAATAAAAAGACTAAATTTGTATTTGTAGAAACAATCGGCAATCCTCGCCTAGATGTACCTGATATTGAGGGTATCTCTAAAATATGTAAACAATGGGGGGTTCCTTTAATAGTTGATAATACCTTAGCTACACCGGTATTGATAAAACCATTAGAACTAGGAGCAAATATAGTAATTCATTCTCTTTCTAAATATATTAATGGAATGGCTAATTCTATTGGTGGAGTAATAATTGATGGAGCAAACTTTAACTGGACTAAATTTGATAGCTTTGCGGATTACAGACGACAAGGAAAATTAGCTTTTGTGGCTAAAGCTAGGGGAGAGACATTCAGAAATTTAGGGGGTTGTGCTTCACCTTTAAATTCTTTCTTAAATGAACTAGGACTTCCCACTTTATCATTGCGAATGAAACGACACTGTCATAATGCTTTAGAATTAGCAAAGTTTTTGTTGGGGCATTCAGAAGTTGAAAGTGTAAATTATCCTGGGTTAAAGGATAATAATTATTATAACAGAGCTAAAGACTTATTCTTTGGCGGGTTTGGTGGAATTTTAACGCTGCGAGTTGGGAGCAAGAAGCGAGCATTTGAGATAATAAATAATTTAAATTATTTTTATAATCTATCTAATCTTGGTGATGTGAAATCACTTGTAATTCATCCTGCTTCAACTATATATTCTAATAATACTAAAGAAGAGAAAGAAGCATTAGGTGTTTATAATGATTTGATCAGAGTTAGTGTAGGCATAGAAGATATAGGTGATCTCAAGAAAGACTTTGCTCAGGCTTTGCATAGGAAATAAAGTTAATGAAATGGTTAAAATTAATAAGGTGGTCAATATGAATGTTATTAAAAATGATATTGAAATTATAAAATTAAAGACTGATATTCTGATTATTGGCGGTGGTACCGCTGGATCTTATGCTGGGGTTAGAATAAAGGAAGAGAATCCAGATGTAAATGTATTAATTGTCGAAAAGGCTCATATAGAACGGAGCGGTTGTTTAGGGGCTGGAATTAGTGCCATTAATGCATATCTGAATCCCGGTGTGACGCCGGAGAGTTTTGTAGAGTATATAAAGAAAGACTCTGAGGGATTAGTCAGAGAAGATTTGATTTATACCATAGCACAAGGAGTAAATAAAGCAACTAAAAAACTTGAGGAATGGGGAGTTCCCTTTTTGAAAGACGAAGTAGGTAATTATGTTCCTAAAGGAAGGCGTAGTGTCAAGATTAACGGAGAGCATATTAAACCAATTATGGCTCAGGCAGTGAAAAAGAGTGGTGTAGATATTTTAAATAGAGTTAATATCACTAATTACTTAGTAGAGGATAATAGAATTAAAGGAGCTTTTGGATTCTCTGTTAGAGAAAATAAATTTTATTTTATTCAAGCCAAGGCAGTTATTTGTGCTACTGGTGGTGCTTCCGGGATCTATAAGCCCAACAACCCCGGAGGGGCTAGACATAAGATGTGGTATTCTCCTTTTAATACAGGTGCTGGTTATGCCATGGGGATTAGAGCTGGAGCAGAAATGACTACTTTTGAAATGAGATTTATTGCCTTGCGTACTAAAGATATAATTTCTCCTACCGGTACTTTAGCTTTGAGTTTTAATGCTAAGCAGATTAATAGTCAGGGAGTAGAATATCAAAAAAATTATGAAAAGAATACTACTCCTTTTAGACTATATGCAACTATGAAAGAGAACCAGGAAGGGAGAGGTCCTTGTTATTTAGATATTACTCATCTCAGTGATGAAGAGAGTCATCATTTGCAAGAAGCCTTTTTGAATATGTCACCAGATATTATCTTGAAATGGGCTGAGGAAGAAATAAAGCCCAATGCAGAGCCTGTAGAAATATATGGTACTGAACCTTATATAGTGGGGGGGCATTCTCAGTCGGGTTATTGGGTAGATGTAACCCGTCAGACAACAATTGAGGGTTTATATGCATCAGGGGATGTGGCTGGTGGTGCTCCTAAGAAATATGTTACTGGTTGTATGGTAGAAGGAAAGATAGCTGGTCTTAATGCTTTGGAGGACATTAAGGATATTAAATTTGAGGAGATAAATCAAGCTTTAATAGAGAAAGAGTTTAACCGAACTTTTAATTTCTTAGAAAATAAAGGGGAAATTACTCCTCAAAAATTGGAAGAACGATTGCAAAAAATAATGGATGAGTATGCTGGTGGTTTAAGTACTAATTATCAAATTTATGAAGAGAAGTTATTAGTAGCAAGAGAATTGCTTAAAAAATTAAAAGAGGATTTAAAACATGGAAGAGTAAGAAATAAACATCAGTTAATGAAATTGCATGAAGTAATCGATAGAACATTGGTAGCTCAAGTTTTAGTAGAGCATTTACTATATAGGAAAGAGACTAGGTGGAAATCTTATCAGCAACGAATTGATTATCCAAAAAAGGATGATGAAAATTGGTTTAAATTTGTAAATTCTTGTTATGATGAGCAGGTAGAGAAAATAAAAATTATTGAACGGGAACATGTCGGGTTAGGTGTTTTAGATGACAGTCAGAATTGATAAAAAGTTATGTAATGGATGTGGAAATAAAGATGAGTCATGTTGTATGAGAATTTGTCCTGGCAATTTATTATATAAGACTAAAAATAACAAAGCAGAGATTAGAGATAAAGCTGATTGTTGGGATTGTGCTGCCTGTGTGAAAGAATGCCCAAGGCAGGCAATAGAGGTTTATTTACCTGTAGAAATTGGCGGACGAGGCTCTACTTTAAAAGCAAAAGACTTAGGAAATGAAATAGTCTGGACTTTAAAGACACAAGATGGTAGTGTGGAAGAGTTTACTATAAGAAATAAGTTATGGTTTAATTGGAATTTATGATTTGTATTGATCTATTATAGGAGGAGAGTTAGAGTTATGGATCATTTAGATAAGTTAGAGAATAGAGCAATTCATATTTTAAGAGAGGCTTATAGTGAGTTTGGAAATTTAAGTATGTTATGGTCGATTGGTAAAGATAGTACAGTTATGTTATGGTTAGCAAGAAAAGCATTTTTTGGGCATGTGCCGATTCCATTGGTACATATAGATACTGATTATAAAATTCC
It contains:
- a CDS encoding adenylyl-sulfate reductase subunit alpha, with the translated sequence MNVIKNDIEIIKLKTDILIIGGGTAGSYAGVRIKEENPDVNVLIVEKAHIERSGCLGAGISAINAYLNPGVTPESFVEYIKKDSEGLVREDLIYTIAQGVNKATKKLEEWGVPFLKDEVGNYVPKGRRSVKINGEHIKPIMAQAVKKSGVDILNRVNITNYLVEDNRIKGAFGFSVRENKFYFIQAKAVICATGGASGIYKPNNPGGARHKMWYSPFNTGAGYAMGIRAGAEMTTFEMRFIALRTKDIISPTGTLALSFNAKQINSQGVEYQKNYEKNTTPFRLYATMKENQEGRGPCYLDITHLSDEESHHLQEAFLNMSPDIILKWAEEEIKPNAEPVEIYGTEPYIVGGHSQSGYWVDVTRQTTIEGLYASGDVAGGAPKKYVTGCMVEGKIAGLNALEDIKDIKFEEINQALIEKEFNRTFNFLENKGEITPQKLEERLQKIMDEYAGGLSTNYQIYEEKLLVARELLKKLKEDLKHGRVRNKHQLMKLHEVIDRTLVAQVLVEHLLYRKETRWKSYQQRIDYPKKDDENWFKFVNSCYDEQVEKIKIIEREHVGLGVLDDSQN
- a CDS encoding 4Fe-4S dicluster domain-containing protein is translated as MTVRIDKKLCNGCGNKDESCCMRICPGNLLYKTKNNKAEIRDKADCWDCAACVKECPRQAIEVYLPVEIGGRGSTLKAKDLGNEIVWTLKTQDGSVEEFTIRNKLWFNWNL
- a CDS encoding O-acetylhomoserine aminocarboxypropyltransferase/cysteine synthase family protein, with translation MEFETKLINLETKDEYGATNTPIYMTNSFEHKTAEKLEKIFKGRAPGYVYSRVNNPSIRSVEEKISSLEGGQSAILSSSGMAAIATATLNILQAGDEFVTSSSLFGGSYNLFKSYKKYGIKPRFSDGVEKKDIARLINKKTKFVFVETIGNPRLDVPDIEGISKICKQWGVPLIVDNTLATPVLIKPLELGANIVIHSLSKYINGMANSIGGVIIDGANFNWTKFDSFADYRRQGKLAFVAKARGETFRNLGGCASPLNSFLNELGLPTLSLRMKRHCHNALELAKFLLGHSEVESVNYPGLKDNNYYNRAKDLFFGGFGGILTLRVGSKKRAFEIINNLNYFYNLSNLGDVKSLVIHPASTIYSNNTKEEKEALGVYNDLIRVSVGIEDIGDLKKDFAQALHRK